The DNA sequence atataatgcTTGTATGTctctaatatataaatgctaATTATCAGTATGAATATTGTTTTCGAGTTTCATCTATATTAACTGATTTTATGAACATTGTTTTTCAGGAATTAGCTGACTATTTACCAAAGTCTTGCACACAGAGACTAGGTGCAGGATTGGTAAGTGCTATATATATTACCCAATTacattactatatatatagaatttatttttctctcatcATAACATTTGAAACATGACTAATCCTTGGGTGTAAAAAACCAATCTTAGTGCTTTTATCCAGAAAATGTGGTCGGCGACATCCAGACACCATTGTTCGTAGTAAATTCTGACTTTGATACATATCAAGTAAGTTATTTTACAATCATTTATAACATTATAGAAATGTgttattagaaaataaaaataaaaagaatatgatatactactcattttaaatatattatttgttcGGTTTCCGCTTATCTGCACTTTATTGGtgttcttctttttctcaatttgATACCCCATTGGaatttttaaaccaaaatatgcaattaaacTATGATGTTTATGTGATTCTGTTTTAAGATTGAGTAACAGATATTAAGTActgtttataaatatattgatattttttatgcatgGTTTAAACGTTTTCAGCTAGTCAATTTCATACATCCAAATCAGCCAGACGAGGAAGGATGGAAAAATTGCACTCTAAATTTTGAACAGAACTGCACAACCAACCAATTACAAATCATAAGGGGTaatccaaattaattactatactATTATTTCAACTTTTACTATACTGTattgtttcaattatttaatatatatagttttttttatttaattttatctttcatAGTAATcgattcttttttttagatttcCGGACCACATTTCTAAATACATTGGAGGGTCTCGATGATAATCCATCACGAGGATTGTTCATTACTTCATGCTATGTTCATGATGTTATTTATACTCCAGGGTCATGGCAAGGACCACCCACGTTTCAAAATAAGGTAAAGTATGATCTCAAAAGAGTGTTGTAGGAGTATAATAGTGAGTAGAGAAGTTGAATGCTTGCATTATCCAGAAAATATATGTCTACTACATATAGTATAAGTTTtctctaaaattaaattagacaTATCTCCGGCCTGGcgtaaaataaatactcaaaaTTGTTTAAACGTCTACTTTTGtattaatttgtataaaatttaaaattatcttatGCTTAAGATATATTCATGCTTTTTATGTTGGTGATGTACAGACAATTCAGCAGGCCATTGGAGACTGGTATTTTGAAAGAAGTAGTGTTCAAATTATAGACAGTGAACATTCAAGTCCTATTAGTTGCTAGTAGATGCATATCACGTGCAATGACTAGAGAATAGTGTGATGATATTTGGAATGTTGTTTTATAAATGATGTATTCATTTCATCAACACTATCAAGGTTGTCAGCAGtatgttaataaaattattccatcccttctttatttattgatcCGACAACATCGTTTACCTTTCTttagaattttagaaataacaCTCACAGCCACCATCTATTCTCATAAATATAAAGattcatcttctttttttttattgatttcttatttaaatttatttatatgtattcTAATAAACTATCAATGATCGAACTAAAAATGCTCTATGaatcatatcatatcataGACTATGATATGAGCATAATctatcaagaaaattaaagaactCTCGAGTAAGAGTATAAGCTATTTATCAGATTAAAGATCATGCAAGTTATGTATTGAAATTCGATACTTAAGTTGATGGAGAATGTTAGAAGATATGTTCAATTAAGAAGAAAGacatgaatatatttatttagattaattatagtactaaCTTATCTTGTATAAATACCTAATAAGATTaggtatgtatatatatatgtaagatTAGGAATATGATTTTGTCTTCCCTATATGAAAGGGGTCATGATGAATCATAAGTCATAACccagtataattaattatagtctTTAGTTCTTCCAgtctactattatttttttattagtattttaattttcgcattatatttttcaacagTTTCAATTGCGATTAATCCCTACGATTGAACCCACCGTATTAATTACcgatacaaaataaataacttaCGCTACAATAAAGTGTTGGTttcatgaattaaataatgttgCAATAAATTATCCTAACTTCCATTAAACTACTATATAAGAATGTAAATACAGctagaaatattcaaaacaaatatgtCAACCAAATCTATGACAATAATTCGGGCTGCAACTTTGTTGATAGTAATTGGAATTTTTGTTGTGATGGATACCCAATTTGCAACAGCACAATGTCTAGATCCTACGCCGCCAGAATGTAAGATTGAATATCagaataatttatgtaaagATGTAACTGAACCAGTAATCTTATCTAATCCTTGTTGCATCTACATTCGTGATAGAATTCAATTTGATGAATGCTTCATTAATGTAATCACTAAGGAATACGCAAATCTTCACGTTTGCGACTTGCCCTTCAAAGACCTAGTTTATAGGGCTAAAACTTTATGGGAACATTGCTACTTTGGTTAATAATTATATCATCCCAAtcgattattaattttataatggatGTAACAGTAATAATAGTTGTAATAATCACCAAGAGGTGACATTGTAATAGCTTGATTGAAATGTTTGTAATAATCAACAAGAGGTGACATTGTAATAGCTTGGATTGAAATGTTTGAAACGTGTGTTTGGGCTTTTTATCccagtactccctccatcttataaaaatatgaaaaattgatatagcacgaaaattaaaataaaattggtaaaataagaaagaggaTGAGAATggtatggtaaagtaagagaggggaggataatgatagttaaagtagtgttagtgtaTAGTGGGacttacattattaaattgatataactttccataatgcatatatatttatgagaCAAACGAATATAGAAAGTGCGCAcaattttatgggattgagggagtaaaagaaaagagaatttttttttgtaaacgGAAGTCATTAAAAGCATATAACTATATTTCTATATCAAGATGACCGGGaaaaatttcagaaaataaaataataatatttatttaaagaaaaagtaatctAAAAatcttctattttaaaatgaatgaataagACTCCATAGAAAGTTGACGGTTCCAGTTTACCGTTATTAACGTATGCCATTAATATTAGATCAAAGAGTAAAgaccaaaattggtcctgaacatatgatcattttacctttttggttttaaacattatcttttgaattttttagtcCTGCACATATGGAATTTGATCAGTTTGGTCCTACAtatttcaaatcggatcacaattgatCCTCCCGTCAATATTTCCGttaaaactaacggtcaacagtttaatcccgattttgactaaattaaacttttaataaattacttaCTCCCTCTTCTGTCGGCGGCGGTGGTTTGTTTGGTGGTGTGATCGATTGCAGTGGCTAAGGGGTCCACGTCGTCTCTGGATTTGTGGCGGGGGGTGAATATGTTCTTCCGCGGCGAGCGTGGGGATTTGGGGTAGGATTTGGTGGGGGAGTTGAGGTGGCGGGGAGGGGGTTTGAGGGGCTTGATTTTGCCGGCGTGGAAGAGCTCATCGGCGGGGAGGGGGCAGAGGAGAGGTGGCCACTGAAGTCGAAGGCGAAGTTGGCGTTGTCGAGGTCTTGATCGGCGTCGCCGTAGTTGGATTTGGGGGTGCCGGGGGTGGATTCCCAAAGGAAGGGGATGGCAGCAGTGGGGCTGGTGGGggcagtggcggatccagacTTTTAAAATACGGGGTGCgaattttataacaaaatatatacatactgtattaagaattaaataatattaaaaataatatatctaaaaaattaatgttcaAGTTTAAAGTcacataatcataaaaaatttaaactatttGGTATAAAAATGGAAcagaaaattgaatattttgaattcatttCAAGTATTAAAACGTTTATTAAAGTAAATTGCAACCACCTAATatctaaaatagaataataaaaaagaaatagtaacATTTAAAAGCCAcctaaaatttacataaaatagaataataacattaaaaaactaccctaatatctaaaatataaaatagaatgataaaaagaaatagtaacATTTAAAAGCTACCTAAAATcaagcataaaataaaataatgaaattaagaaACTACACCTACATAAGATCGgtaaacaaatactccctctgtcccagataattcatcccagttttccatttcggtccgtcccacataatttgtcccacttcacttttaccatttttggtagtggaccccatattccactaactcattcctactcacattttattataaaactaatatataaaggtaggacccacattctactaactttttcaactcacttttcattacaattcttaaaacccgtgcccggtcaaagtgacccgaattatccgggatggagggaataataaaaaataaagtagtaacATTTAAAAGCTACCCCAAAGAAAGGATGCGGAGAGGAGTAATCAAAcgtaaatataaaatagaataataaaaaagaagactgaaggccaaaattggtcctaaacatatgacaattttacctttttggtcctaaactttatcttttggattttttggtcctgcacatatgaaaatttgatcattttggtcctccgtcaataattccgttaaaaactaacggtcaatggctattttgaccaaattaaactcttaattctgatttttaagtCACTAATTAATCTCCTAAACCAAAGCAGGCTGCACGCAGAAGTTAGGTCTTCTTCCAATTCGACAATGGTATATGGCAGAAATCCGCAGCCTGACAATGGCTAAGATGGAATCCAATCAGCTAAACCAGCTGAGGGACATCTTCGCCCGGTTCGACATAGACCACGACGGCAGCCTCACGCAGCTGGAGATGGCCGCCCTCCTCCGCTCGCTCGGCCTCAAGCCCTCCGGCGACCAGATCCACTCTCTCCTCGCCAACATGGACGCCAACCACAACGACTCCATCGAATTCGACGAGCTCGTCGGCGCAATCCTCCCCGACATCAACGAGGAGGTGCTTCTCAACCAGGACCAGCTCATCGAGCTCTTCCGCTCCTTCGACCACGACGGCAGCGGTTACATCACCGCCGCTGAGCTCGTCGGACAGACGACATCCTCAGCTTGCACGAATTCGCCACCATTATGGCCAAATCTGCAGTCGAATTTCTCGCCGAGCCTGAATCGTCTTCCTCCCCCCAGGGTTTActcatcttaatttttttaaattggggGAAGCTGATGTGGCATTCTAGATTATGGCTATGACGAACTAATTCTTCTTAATTTGTGAAGCTAATTGCGATTCATGAATTATTGGATTTATGATGAACTAATTCATATTGGATTTTCTGTTGTCATTATTGTATCCAACTCCATATAATTTGGAGATTAATTAGGAGAATAATTAGTTacttaaaaatcagaattaagagtttaatttggtcaaaatcaccgttgaccgttagtttttaacggaactATTGACAGAGgaccaaaataatcaaatttccatatgtgcaggaccaaaaaatccaaaagataatgtttaagaccaaaaagataaaatgaccatatgtttaggaccaattttggacTTTActcaaaaaagaaagtaacATTTAAAAGCTACGTGGAGAGGAATCGATCTCGGGTCCACACTTTTAGAAGCCGCTCATCTACCGCTAGACAAACAATGTGATTTGTTAAATTTACTTCTCAATAATAACCTAATAGCAGAAAAATTTGGGGCTACAGTCGTACCCCCTTGCTCTCACCTGGCTCCGCCAGTGGGTGGGGGCGCTGtagaaggaggaggaggagattGGGGTGTGGTGGCTGACGTCGGAGGGCGGCGCGGAGAGGTCGTGGCTGAGGGTGCGGAGGGGTAGTAGGAGGAGATCGGCGGCGGAGACGGGGAATTGTTAGGGTTGGAGCCGCTGCGGAGAGGGGCGAGTGGTGGCGGTGGTGCGGCTGGAACTCAATCGTCGGCACAACAGCGAAGGAGGCGCGTGggtttattaaattattaaattaccatatttaaatgatagtaatttattaaaataatcaacaatataattatggaGTAAGTAATCAAAATTACAGCTTTAACTGGTCAAACTCGGGGTTAAACCcattgaccgttagtttttaacggaaatgttgacggaggaccaaaatgatcaaatttccatatgtgcaggaccaaaaaatccaaaagatattgtttaggaccaaaaaggtaaaatgaccatatgttcaggaccaattttggcctttactctagATCAATTTAATCTTGTAAGGACATGTTTGATTTcatcaatttgtttttatattttggccTTTAATCGGATTAGTTCAATCTCGAGATCTATGGCTCAGATCGATCTTGACAAATCCCTTTTATCTCGGCCGTCGATCAAGTCAGTTAGATCAACTAACTCCATTATAGCCGTTGGAGCTAAAAAGCGCGACTTATCCCAAAGAGATCGCTAGTTCGATCCATTTTCAGGCCATAAATCTCAACATGTACGTAGAATATTAtgtaagtattattttatttgtcatttcataaaattattttacagtACTAAATCctatgaagaaaataaaatgagccGTGTGTATCGCACGAGCATGCCACTAGTATATAACTAATGGCACTGACGCTGGCACCAGACTCCGCCCCAGAGCGAGCCCTGCACTCCAAGTCTCCAACTCCACATGTTCtggaattgaaatttgaattaagaAGAAGACAAAGACTAGGGCTTCTTAATTTTGGGCTATTTATTGGGCTACTTTTTAATTTGGGCTTTTTGACATAATTAACTAATGATGCTCTTATATAATTAGCCCAATTGCCAAATCATTAATCACGGCTGGAGTTACAAAATTGCTCCTCACAAGTTCATGCCTGGTCAGGAGAGCACGCTTGCCTGCTGCCGGAGTTTTAAAGCTGTGCTCCGTTGCCGATTAAGGTATGTAAATGTTGactattttgtaaaattataaaattaattttatcacataaaattatcttattaATGGCAGTAGTTCATCTCATGTTccttaattttgttttcctcaattcgtcttaatttatttggtaATTGGATTTGGCCCACTTGGTAGTTTGGTGAAACTAgaattagtataaaattatttttattgtgcaAGCTGTAGTTAGTAAATTTAGTAGTACATTATAGCTATGCATCcgtatttttccaaaaaaactTAGGAATGATTAGCTGCAAGTGCTTCAAATAATAGTAGCAATTCTACTTATTAAGACATATATGTGATAGAATGAAATACGAATAGATGAATGATATTTTAGTTGTTCTCATAGTTGTACACATTGAgagaaatattttcatgaaaaattagaaatgagactattcTTCTGCTGTTTCAATATATGGCGACTTGTCGAAAACAGTAGTAGTATGTTGTAAAAGTTGTAAAGACAATAcatgtaaaatttaataatattattatttaaaaaaaaaattcagccCCGGCTTATTTGATTTTCTGGTTCCGTCACTGACTAAAGGGGCACTtacaatataaattactactactccctctgtcccgctttagcagccccattgacttttctgctctctttttgtaaaaatgatactccctccatcccgctttaggagtcctggttgaatcgggcacatgttttaagaaaaaagtgtttgaatgtgtataaataaatattgtagtggatgttgggacccacttttaattgagtgtccaataaataaatgttgtagtggatgttggaacccacttttaacaattttttactagttgtagtggatgttgggacccacttttaatacttttaacactttgtagacattttttattaatttatctcaaccgggactcctaaagcgggacgcccAAAATTGATCGACCGGACTCCAAAAgcggggcggagggagtaaaaaataattaaagtggagaaatggtaaagcaagagagacaagaatgtagataagactattctctatattattttttttcttaatttaccatttctcatctttaactatttttcatcatttttacaaaaacatGACAGAAAAGCCAATGGAACTGCTAAAgcggaacggagagagtattatttaaggTGAGTTACATTACAACATGGTTGAATGGTCATAAGATATATGAGatatttgttattgatttaatatttaaactGGTGAACGAAATTTCCTCACATCAGATAAGAGAATATCATTGGTGAGATAGAATGATTGCGCAACATGGTTGAGTGGTTGCCGAAATTGAAGCAATAAGAGAATATTTTAGGAATTTTGTAAcaaaatatggagtacataTCGAATGAATTGAAGCATTGGatgatttgatttcaagtGAATATTGATATCTTTACAAAACACAGCATCCATTTTGTAATAGTAGcttgaattgaaatatttaaaatgtttgatGGACTTGACCTATTTCACACAATAATATTTGGACAAGTTGCATCACGCGATTTGATTAAATTGGATGGGCAGAACAATGCTCTATTGAGCTCGGCCAGTATGATTCGAAAGGATCGGCATAGTTTGGGAGATGATCGTCTTCAAGTACGTGTCGTGTGGTACAAATTCATCCGTTTTTGATAGTTTGGGAGATGATCATCTTCAAGTTCGTGTTGTGTGGTACAAATTCATCCGTTTTCAAACTATTATTAATACGGGTTTACttgctattttaaaaatcacaaactttggTTGGCTCCATCAAAACTTGAGTTTCAAATTGTGGGAATTAGGCATGTCTTTggattgtgatttttttatcatttttatatgatgCTCAATTTTCACACGTGTTGTGGGAATTAGGCATATCTTTGTAATATTGTGATATTGTTGAAACTCTAAGTGATTTTCAATACGCCACATTGTAATGTTAGAACTTTTGTAAAGAAGTTGGGTTAAATACTTACTCTCTGTTTGGGCCAAGTGATAttgaataattgattaaaGTAATATGGTCTTGGATTTAGTTTTGTTACTGGGCCTGTTTTATCTAAGATTGGGTCCATTGTACTTTAATCGATTGGTTTGAtctgctccctccgtcccagataatttgattCAGTACTCCATTTCGGGTtatcccacataatttgtcccatttcacttttatcatttttggtagtggaccccgtattccactaactcattcttactcacattttattataattataaaactaatactttaaaagtaggatccacatcccaccaactttttcaacttacgttccattagatttcttaaaatccgtgtcggatcaaagtgtcccaaattatctgggacggagggagtatattataacaagcttaataaatatttatagatcaaacaaacatatttaaaaacaaaaaacaaaaaaaaggaagaaaagaaatttggCGACATTACCTGTTTACGTGGGCATTGAATTGAGCTGTTGCAGAAATTACATGTAGCAAGACGAAGGCAGCATGGattattacaattttatattttcattttcccctCGACACCTAATTTCATGTTGAAAGAATTAGGATCTTTAAGTTTTACTACTTGCTATGGCATGATGAGACAAgtaaatatcatttttcttaatactTAAACGATCTATCTAaacttatttgattttcttcttcacccaGGTGAAAGTTATTAAGgatacaattttataatttcatttttccatagTCTTGACCTGACTTCAAAGGTGCCATGCCATGTGTGATGTGTTTAAATTAACGTATAGAAACATgggaaaaaaagttaaagtgGGAGGAAGTTTGTTATActgaatttcaaattgatttatccgtttttcattttagtatattCCGCTATCTTTGTTTGAATGTCGTTAACTCAGAGAGTATGTggaaaataattcatcatTGTTTCGTGTTGGTATAAAAgttttttcattattgtttCACTTTTGTATGTCATGTAAGTTGAGACTATCAGAGTTCAAACACATATGACGGAATGTATTAAACAAAACACAGGATGCAACCTTTTGTGTTGTTTATGCAAACTTCAAACAATTTATACCAAACTTTATTGCTTATTTCCTATAggggtttttcttttttactttatttgcTTATTATCGTAACATTATTGCAGAACACTACAAACTTAATTCATGTGATTTTACAATGAAACTGTAAAGTACAAGAAAATCAACAGTACTACACCTAGACCTTTTAGTTTTGCATACAAATGTTCTACTTCATATCCATAGATGTAgtcttctcttttattttttcactccATTTTTTATTCCCATTTCTCATCTTCTCCTGTTATAAATCATCTACAATTtgctcttctctcttattttgtGTTCTTCGTATTCATTTCTCACGTTATAATCGACAACTTCTGATTCGTAGACGAACCACTAGTCAAACCGGGTCCGATTTTACAACAACGGACTTTAGTGACATGGTAAATAGTCTAACATCTTCGCATGGCACACACAGAGTAGAAAAGAtcattgataaaaaaaaataatattaaatttcttaatcataataaatattgtCAGAAAAATCACAAGAAACTAAACAACGATCTACCAAATAGTACTACTCAATAGAATTGAAATTACACTATTAGTAGAAGAGACcattggtaaaaaaaaattaattttaaaattctaaaccAGGATAAATATTGTCAGAAAAATCACAACAAACTATACAACGATCTACCAAATAGTACTACtcaatataattgaaattacacTACTAGTAGAAGAGAccaatggtaaaaaaaattaaatttaaaattctaaatcaGAATAAATATTGTCAGAAAAATTACAAGATACTATACATACTCCAATAGAATTGAAATTACACTAGAAAGTGATACCCACTTATGTACCTTCTAGAAAGTGAAATTACACTTAGAATTGAAATTATAGTAAAGACTTAAATGcaccttttatatatttttttcttttgtatgtaTGCATAGATAATAGATTGGAAAAATATTCCCACGAATTAACATatgtaaatatttcaaaatgattCATAGATATActctaaattcaaattacttCATATAATCATATTCCGTACATATAATCATATTCCGTAGGGTAAAGGCCTAAAATAAGAAGActgtttttttcattcactttATTTGTGTGTGTCCTATTTTGATAGCagtaattaaaatcctacaattaGGTAAGAGTCATATTAATCAAATAAGTAATTCCTATGCtttttagataaaatttttttaattattttttcggtGATACTGACATGCACATACGACATACCCGATACATTAGAAAGAGAGGTGTTTATTGCAATTATATATGGCATAGACCCGGAGTGTCTACTTAACTTAATCAatgatgttaattaatttggacctaaattgatattagaagtattaaataacataaatgaGCTCGACACACTATTGATAGCAAACACGTATAGTGTCTAATAAAATGCACATGATGAAATTTTCTTAGGTTCATGGCATATAAACATTGAATTCTCTAGCTATTAATTCTCTTGTTATTTAAGACATCTTGTTGATGATCAATTTGAAATTCCTTATGCAGTCTAGCCTCTGTATTCAAAATTTCGTGTCAATGGAATTATATGTGTTTTGTTCTTGGACTAATGTATTTGAAATAAAGTAGTTTTTAAGAAAGtgtcaattatttttgtaattatattttcattcaaCTGGCAATATAGCATAATTTGCATTGCATTCTTCAGTTTATGTACACTAATTACTACTGTTATGTCTGTTTTTATTCATTTGCATGCCCTTCATTTTTGTTACATTGTTTCATGAATATACCTAATAAGCCTCGACACCTTATATGTTgccaaactttatttatttttccatagTCTTGAGTCTTGACCTGACTTCGAAGGTGCCATGCCATGTATGAtgtgtttttccattttgcaGAAGttaagatatactccctccgattccccataatttgtcaacatttgatccgacacgggttttaagaaatgtagtagaaagtggtttgaaaaagttagtggcatgtaggtcttacttatatatatatattagttctatattaaaatgtgagtgagaatgagttggtggaatatgggtctactaccaataatgaaaaaagtgaaaggtgacaaatttttagagacaaatgaaaatagaaataaatgacaaattttcaggaatgaagggagtaatatttaccaaatattttcaatttcataacACATGGTGTGATTGGTGTACGCATATTTTGAggattgaaaaagtaagtATTGGTCAAATAAGAActagaaatagaaagaatTTAATAAAGTCGGTACGTGTTGGAGTTACAGTACGTGTTtgtattttttcctttattgctatttttcatgcatattaaaaaattatgtgatttttattgcattatataATACATATGATATAGGtagtgtataaatatatagtccACCTCAAGAGCTAAACTGCCACACTCCGCCTTTCTCCCTTCTGCCTTCACTTGCCTGTAAATTCTCATGCTTTTTCCATTATTACACTATTTTTGGATTCATAAACTAATTATAATGTCTGTTTTCATGGAATGCAGTGCTCTTTTTCGGTGGAAGATCAATCACAGGTAATTTCCTTGCTTTTGttgttagaaatttgggcttccacgtgactaatttaatgtgtatggctaTTTTTCAGTTgcccaattaaagtgatccaataaagattaaagtttgggttaaagtgtatttattgttatggaaataagtgtagataccataaagtgattttctatttgatgagagactgaatagaaaataaaagggtttatatttaatataaatataagctagggttatggtccccagacACGTTCAATATCTCTGTGTTCTCTCGGCAGACTATTGTGAAGGACGTCtctgatcgtttggaagatccatagccgctgcaaagcaattccaccattcaattctagatggatcaaggtacgcttccgctctacagtttatgctccttctccgtcgttctcggttaatcatcatagagagctttatgtaattgttcactcaattattccaacaagtggtatcagagtcAGGTTATTGATGATTCTCTGAGAATTGGAAaaggagaattagggttttctGTTCTCAATTATATTTggatttcaagaaattaaatttcttgatattagggtttcttattaatttttgtggaaGGCGATGAATCGCCCTTTTGTTTCATAATTTGGTTCGATCTTAGTGTGCAATGTTGTGGATTAACGCTTTCGTACGCATATCTGGATATTGCTTGATTATTTAGAATTGAATTCAAGTTTCTTCGGTGAGTATTATTTGGTTGATTACGCGTATGCCTTGAATTTCCTTCGATTAATGAATTCATGTTGGTTAAATAAGGAAATTTCTTTATCGATATATGGTATGCTTTCTTAGCAATGATTAAATAGTTGTTTTTCAGAATTCATAATTCTTATAT is a window from the Salvia hispanica cultivar TCC Black 2014 chromosome 1, UniMelb_Shisp_WGS_1.0, whole genome shotgun sequence genome containing:
- the LOC125199492 gene encoding pectin acetylesterase 11-like, with translation MATTKGMANAANALLAGDSAGGMATMLNCDRFQSFLPSACRVKCYADSGFFIRAKDLPGTLATNYFAPIVAFHELADYLPKSCTQRLGAGLCFYPENVVGDIQTPLFVVNSDFDTYQTIQQAIGDWYFERSSVQIIDSEHSSPISC